The genome window GGCGGCCAGACGCAGCCAGACGCCGTCGAAGGACTCGTCGCCGCGGATCAGCACGCCGGAGCCGGTCTGGGTGGAGGGCTGGTCGAGGACGCCGGCCAGGGCGGTAGGGTCGATGGGCTGGTCGGCGTCCCAGTAGAGGGAGATCAGGCCGTCGGGGTCGATGGTGGCGGTGTGCTCGCCGTCCTGGCCGATCATGGGGACGAAGCCGCACAGTTCCATGGTGTCGGAGACCATCCGGTCGCCGTGGCGGACGAAGGCGATGCTGTAGGTGGTGCCGCGCCAGCGGAGCGGGACGACGAGGCGGCCGCCGGTGGCGAGTTGGTCCCACCAGGCCGGCGGGATGTCCCAGGCGCCGACGGTGACGATCATCCGGGCGGCCGGGCCGTGGGCGGGGGCGCCGAGGCCGCCGTCGCCGGTGATCACGACGACGTCCTTGTTGCCGGTGGCGGCGAGGGTGTGGCGGGCGTGGGCGGTGACGTCCTCGTCGATGTCGACGGTTGCGACGTGGCCGGTCGGGCCGGTCAGGCGGGCGAGGAGGGCGGCGTTGTAGCCGGTGCCGGCGCCGATCTCGATGATGCGGTCGCCGGGGTGGACGTCGAGTTGGACCAGCATGTCGGCGACGAGCGAGGGCACGGAGGCGCAGCTGAGCGGGAGGCCGCCGGCGGGGTTGTCCTTGATGGTGACGGCGATGTCCTTGTAGGCGTCCTCGGCGGTGGCGTCGGGGACGAACTCGTGCCGGGGGACGGTGCGCATCGCTTCCTCGACCGCGGGGGTGAGGTGGTGGGTGGCCGCGATGGTGTCGACCATGCGCTCGCGCAGGTGCTCGGGTGTGGCGGGGGCTGCGGTGTTCATCGTGCTCCTTCGTTCGTTAGAGGTCAGCCGGCCAGCAGGAGGCAGGCGTCCCAGCGGGTGGGGGGCTCGGTGGCGGTGGTGTGGCGGACCAGGTCGATGCCGGTGGTGCCTTCGAGCAGGCCGGTCTCGGCGGGCATCCCGGCGCGGTGGAGGTGCTGGTCGAAGCGGGCGGCGAGGCGGGGCAGTTCGGCTGCCAGTCGGTCGTCGGCAGCGTCGGCGGCGGCTCGCCAGGTGGTGAGCAGGAGTCCGGCCCAGCCGTGGCAGAGCGTGGCGTCGGAGAGGTCGAAGAGCTGGACCGGGTCGCGGACGCAGGACAGCAGGGCGTCCTCGGCGGCGCGTTGGCGTCGTGGGTCGGCGAGGGCGAGGCCGGCGAGTTGCTGGGCTCGGGCCAAGCCGGGAGTGCCGTAGCACCAGGACGGCCGCTGCGGACCCGGGTGGTGGCTGGCCTCGGCGCTCCACTCGGTGCGGGAGATCATCTCCGGCCACCAGGTGCGGGCCCGGCTGTAGCTCCTCCAGCGGTCCAGCCAGGCGCAGATCCGCTCGATCGCCTCGGGCTGTCCGGCCACGGTGATGCCCCGTCTCATCGCGCTCGACAGTAGTGCCAGCGGACCGGCGATGCCGTGAGCGATGCCGAAGTTGGCGTGCCCGCCCGGCCAGCGGGGCGAGGGGGTGTCGGACGGGCCGTTGACGGACCACCAGCCGGGCAGCTGTTCGCCGTTGACCGTGACCGGCTCGGTGAGGCGGACGAGGTAGGCCAGCACTTCCCGGGCCTGCTGGGTGTCGCCGTGGCGTTCGAGCAGGTGGGCGCCGATACCGGTCAGGCCGTTGATCAGGTCCCACTCGCGTAGTTCGGCGAGGCGGCCGGCGTCGATGCGGGCGTGGGCAGCCTCCAGCCGGTGGCGGGTCAGGTCGGCGACATGCTGGTCGAGGACGGCCAGGGCCCGCTGGTAGGCGCCGGGTCCGGCCGTGTTCAGGGTGAACGCGACGGCGGGGGCGCCGTGGAACAGCCCGGTCGTGGCGGGGTCGGAGCTGATCGGCGCGGCGACCGTGGCGGCGGCAAGCCGGTGGGCGGTGGCCCAGTCGCCGTCGCCGGTGTGGGCGTACTCGATGTGGGCGAGCACCGGGCCGAGGGCGCCGGCGTCGAGCGACTGGGCCCAGCCCGGTGCCGCCGACCGTTCGGTGGCGAGGGCGGTCATCGGCGTTGCCCTTCCTGTTGGGCGCGGGCGAGTTGGCGGGCCAGTCGGCGGGCGGCGGCCTCTGCGTCGAGGTCGAGGCCCACCAGGCGGTTGTGGTGCATGTGCAGGAGGGACTCCACGACGGAGGTGCGGTCGGCGTCCTCGGGCAGCAGCAGTTGGTAGGCGCCCAGGGCCTGGGCGCGGTCATGCTTGGCCTCGGCCAGCTCGCTGGGCCAGCCGGTGAGGCTGGCCAAGGCGGTGGCCTGGCTGGCGGTCGCCCGTTCGACCGGTGCTGGGCGGCTCGGGTGTTCGGCGAGCCACGCGGCGCCCGCCTCTTGGCCGAAGAAGCCCTGGGTGATGTGGAGCATGCCGACGGCGACCAGCGCGGTCGGGTGGACCTGGGCTGCTGGCAGGTGGCGGAGGGCTGCGGCGACCGCTCGGGAGTCGGCGGTGAACACCTCCTCGGCGGCCTCCAGCACCCGGCCGGTGCCGTAGCGGCCGATCTCCGGGGTGTAGGCGTCGAAGGTCAGTGCGCCGGCCAGGCCGTCGCGGAAGATTTCAAGTCCAGTGAGACGGTCGTGATGCTATGAGGTTTGTGGTGTGGGTTCCCTGCGCTTGCTGGGGTCGTTGATCCATGCTGTCTGCGGTATCTCGGGCGGCCGGGGACGGCGTCCGAAGCGTTCGGGATGCCGGGCGTATGCCTCGGCGAGGGTGACGGCCCGCTGGTCGCGGACCTGTTCGGCGGTGCCGAAGTGGACGCTGGCGGGCGTGTGCAGGCCGATGCCCGAGTGCCGGTGCTCGTGGTTGTAGTACGAGATGAAGGCGTCGAACCATTCACGTGCATGGGCCAGGGAATCGAAGCGCGGCGGGAAGTCGGCCATGTACTTGACGGTCTTGAACTGGGCCTCGCTGTAAGGGTTGTCGTTGGAGACCTTGGGGCGCGAGTGGCTCCTGGTGACGCCGAGGTCGGTCAGCAGCTGGGAGACCTTCTTGGAGGTCATGGAAGTGCCGCGGTCGGCGTGCACGGTCTCGGGGACGATGCCGTTGCGCTCGATGGCCTCGCGGATCAACTCCTCGGCCCGTTCGGCCGATTCGACCGGCTCGACGGTATGGCCGACGATGTAGCGGCTGAAGATGTCGATGATGACGTAGGCGTGATACCAGATGCCCTTGCGGGGGCCGGCGGCCTTGGTGATGTCCCACGACCACACCTGCGAGGACGCGGTGGCGACCAGTTCGGGAACCGTCCTGGCCGGGTGGGTGGCCTGCCTGCGCCGCTCGCCCGACTGCCCGCGCTCGCGCAGGATCCGGTACATCGTGGAGACCGAGCAGTGGTAGCGCCCGGTGTCCAGCTCGCGGGCCCAGATCTGCGCGGGCGGCAGCTCGGCGTACTCGGGGCTGTTCATCAAGGCCAGTACCGCATGCCGTTCTTCGGCCGTCAGGGCGGAGGGCTGGACCTGCGGAGATCGGGGCCGGCGCGCGGGCGGCGGTTTCAGTCTTCGGTAGTGGGTGGCCCGGGAGCGGCCGGTCAGCCGGCATGCGGCCGTGGTGCCCAACTCGTGTTCGACGGCGGTGAACGCCTCGTCCACGACGGGGTCGGCGGCGTGTGTCAGTCCGCGCTCTCGGAGATCATTTCCAAGAGCGCCGACGCTTTTCCCAGGACCTCCAGCGCGGCCTTGTTCCGGGCGAGTTCCTTCTCCAGCCGTTCCACCTGCCGGCGCAGCTTCTCGTTCTCGGCCTCGGCGGCGGACTTCTTCGGGCGGGCCGGGCTCGTGCGGTGGTCGACCAGCCTCTCCAGGGCCCCGGCGTCGCGCGCGGCCCGCCACTCGGTGACGTGCGAGTGGTACAGGCGCTCGCGGCGCAGGACCGCACCCTTCTCGCCCTCGGGCGCGGCGTCGTACTCGGCGACGATCCGCAGCTTGTACTCGGGGCTGAACGTGCGGCGCTTCGGCCGGGGAGCCGGGTCAGTGGCGGACGGATTACTGCTGGTCATCAGGGGTGAAACTCCTACTCGGGCCCTCTCAGGCTAACCCGACAAAGCGGGATGTCTCACCCAAGGCTGACAGAGAGGGTCGTGCCGCAGGTGCTCGGTCCACTCGCCGATTTCGCGAGCGAACGCCGCCTGCCGACCAGAGCCGGTGACTCGAAGGCGCAGGCGCAGGTGGTCGCTCTCGTTCGGGGAGCGGTAGCGGACGAACCAGAAGGCGGGTTCGTCGAGGACGGCCAGGAGCTTGGGCAGGTG of Kitasatospora viridis contains these proteins:
- a CDS encoding IS3 family transposase; translation: MDEAFTAVEHELGTTAACRLTGRSRATHYRRLKPPPARRPRSPQVQPSALTAEERHAVLALMNSPEYAELPPAQIWARELDTGRYHCSVSTMYRILRERGQSGERRRQATHPARTVPELVATASSQVWSWDITKAAGPRKGIWYHAYVIIDIFSRYIVGHTVEPVESAERAEELIREAIERNGIVPETVHADRGTSMTSKKVSQLLTDLGVTRSHSRPKVSNDNPYSEAQFKTVKYMADFPPRFDSLAHAREWFDAFISYYNHEHRHSGIGLHTPASVHFGTAEQVRDQRAVTLAEAYARHPERFGRRPRPPEIPQTAWINDPSKRREPTPQTS
- the fxlM gene encoding methyltransferase, FxLD system, with the protein product MNTAAPATPEHLRERMVDTIAATHHLTPAVEEAMRTVPRHEFVPDATAEDAYKDIAVTIKDNPAGGLPLSCASVPSLVADMLVQLDVHPGDRIIEIGAGTGYNAALLARLTGPTGHVATVDIDEDVTAHARHTLAATGNKDVVVITGDGGLGAPAHGPAARMIVTVGAWDIPPAWWDQLATGGRLVVPLRWRGTTYSIAFVRHGDRMVSDTMELCGFVPMIGQDGEHTATIDPDGLISLYWDADQPIDPTALAGVLDQPSTQTGSGVLIRGDESFDGVWLRLAATDPATCRIAADQAAIDSGLIKLVIPTRTPALAEGTSLAYLTITRTETEDPARWELGATGYGPVGPQLADRLTDAIRAWSKDRKARPITTIHPAGTPDDRVDGYVIDKPGTRVTFAY
- a CDS encoding transposase yields the protein MTSSNPSATDPAPRPKRRTFSPEYKLRIVAEYDAAPEGEKGAVLRRERLYHSHVTEWRAARDAGALERLVDHRTSPARPKKSAAEAENEKLRRQVERLEKELARNKAALEVLGKASALLEMISESAD
- a CDS encoding lanthionine synthetase C family protein, with the protein product MTALATERSAAPGWAQSLDAGALGPVLAHIEYAHTGDGDWATAHRLAAATVAAPISSDPATTGLFHGAPAVAFTLNTAGPGAYQRALAVLDQHVADLTRHRLEAAHARIDAGRLAELREWDLINGLTGIGAHLLERHGDTQQAREVLAYLVRLTEPVTVNGEQLPGWWSVNGPSDTPSPRWPGGHANFGIAHGIAGPLALLSSAMRRGITVAGQPEAIERICAWLDRWRSYSRARTWWPEMISRTEWSAEASHHPGPQRPSWCYGTPGLARAQQLAGLALADPRRQRAAEDALLSCVRDPVQLFDLSDATLCHGWAGLLLTTWRAAADAADDRLAAELPRLAARFDQHLHRAGMPAETGLLEGTTGIDLVRHTTATEPPTRWDACLLLAG
- a CDS encoding thiopeptide-type bacteriocin biosynthesis protein; this translates as MFRDGLAGALTFDAYTPEIGRYGTGRVLEAAEEVFTADSRAVAAALRHLPAAQVHPTALVAVGMLHITQGFFGQEAGAAWLAEHPSRPAPVERATASQATALASLTGWPSELAEAKHDRAQALGAYQLLLPEDADRTSVVESLLHMHHNRLVGLDLDAEAAARRLARQLARAQQEGQRR